A part of Eubacterium sp. AB3007 genomic DNA contains:
- a CDS encoding argininosuccinate synthase yields MSKEKVILAYSGGLDTSVILKWLINEYDYEVIAACCDAGQREDFDAVEKKAIATGASKAVTIDIREEFITDYIYPTLKAGAIYEGDYLLGTSMARPLMAQKLVELAHAEGASALCHGCTGKGNDQVRFETSAHAIDPSLKIIAPWRFWDFQSREDLIEYASANGIPIEQTTEKIYSRDENIWHISHEGGELEDPWNLHKDTIHVLSCTPEEAPDVPTFVDITFEKGVPVAIDDQAMDPIALLTRLNELGSQNGVGTIDIIENRLVGMKSRGVYETPGGTILFAAHRDLEKLILDRDTMQYKSIVAQKFAQLCYDGLWYTPLREAISAFVDVTQEKVTGKVKMKLYKGTAWPVASQSPYSLYNEEFATFSADDVYDQSDAEGFINLFSLPLKIRALQKGCVKGDGSF; encoded by the coding sequence ATGTCAAAAGAAAAGGTGATCCTTGCTTATTCCGGTGGACTCGATACCTCCGTCATCCTGAAATGGCTGATCAACGAGTATGACTATGAAGTTATCGCAGCCTGCTGCGATGCCGGACAGAGAGAAGACTTCGATGCCGTAGAGAAGAAAGCGATCGCTACCGGCGCATCGAAGGCCGTTACGATCGATATCAGAGAAGAATTCATCACAGATTATATCTACCCGACTCTGAAAGCAGGCGCCATCTACGAGGGAGACTACCTATTGGGCACCTCCATGGCAAGACCTCTGATGGCTCAGAAACTGGTGGAGCTGGCGCATGCGGAGGGTGCCTCTGCCCTGTGTCACGGTTGCACCGGCAAGGGAAATGACCAGGTTCGGTTTGAGACGTCCGCACATGCCATCGATCCTTCTCTGAAGATCATCGCCCCCTGGCGGTTCTGGGACTTCCAGTCCAGAGAGGATCTGATCGAGTACGCCTCCGCAAATGGCATTCCCATCGAACAGACCACCGAGAAGATCTACTCCAGGGATGAAAACATCTGGCATATCAGCCATGAAGGCGGGGAGCTTGAGGACCCCTGGAATCTCCACAAGGATACCATCCATGTTCTGTCCTGCACACCGGAGGAAGCGCCGGATGTGCCGACGTTCGTGGATATCACCTTCGAGAAAGGTGTGCCTGTCGCCATTGATGATCAGGCGATGGATCCCATCGCCCTCCTCACCAGGCTCAACGAGCTGGGCAGCCAGAACGGTGTCGGGACCATCGACATTATCGAGAACCGGCTGGTAGGGATGAAATCCAGAGGGGTCTATGAGACGCCGGGCGGCACCATCTTGTTTGCTGCCCATAGAGATCTAGAGAAACTGATTCTGGACCGAGACACCATGCAATACAAGTCCATCGTGGCCCAGAAGTTCGCCCAGCTCTGCTATGACGGACTCTGGTATACGCCTCTCCGTGAGGCTATCTCCGCTTTCGTGGATGTTACCCAGGAGAAGGTGACCGGCAAGGTGAAAATGAAACTCTACAAGGGCACTGCATGGCCTGTGGCCAGTCAGTCCCCCTACTCGCTCTACAACGAAGAGTTCGCCACTTTCAGTGCAGATGATGTCTATGATCAGAGCGATGCGGAAGGATTCATCAACCTCTTCTCCCTGCCCCTGAAAATCCGGGCACTGCAGAAAGGGTGTGTCAAAGGGGACGGTTCTTTTTGA